Proteins from one Impatiens glandulifera chromosome 2, dImpGla2.1, whole genome shotgun sequence genomic window:
- the LOC124924004 gene encoding aspartic proteinase 36-like: protein MVSSPFISAMTIFIVSLILLFQITPTLSGDPDYFVLQPPQASGDRHTMILPLFLASPSSSPNSSITSVGKYRRQLQGSTSDRPIARMRLYDDLLLNGYYTTRLFIGTPPQRFALIVDTGSTVTYVPCSTCEQCGRHQDPKFQPDLSTTYEPVKCNADCTCDNDRNQCTYDRQYAELSSSSGVLGKDKVSFGDESDLVPQRAVFGCENVETGDLYSQHADGIMGLGRGELSIVDQLVDEGVISDSFSLCYGGMDVGGGAMVLGGISPPPDMVFTNSDPVRSPYYNIELKAIQVAGKQLSLKPSVFDGKHGTVLDSGTTYAYLPEAAFIAFKDAIMKELGSLKQIRGPDPNYNDICFSGGGSDVSQLPKVFPSVDMVFGNGQKLSLSPENYLFRHSKVPGAYCLGVFQNGKDPTTLLGGIVVRNTLVIYDREHEKIGFWRTNCSQLWKNLHVDGAPPPLSNSNGTNPSIGIPPSVAPESSSHHVFPGEIQVGLITFFMSLSIKYDDLKPLVTELNQLIAQELEVNTSQIHLLNFTAEGNGSLTKWAIFPSGSAGYFPNATAVSIISRISENRINLPQTFGNYQLVEWNIEPPKERTWWQQHYLVVVTPIVVTIIFGLSASLGWFLWKRRQDGSISYRPVNDAVSEQELQPL from the exons ATGGTTTCGTCTCCATTCATCTCAGCCATGACCATCTTCATCGTCTCTCTGATCTTACTCTTCCAAATCACTCCCACTCTTTCCGGAGATCCCGATTACTTCGTCCTTCAGCCGCCTCAAGCCAGCGGCGATCGTCACACTATGATTCTCCCTCTCTTTCTCGCTTCTCCATCTTCTTCCCCCAATTCCTCAATCACCTCCGTCGGAAAATACCGACGCCAACTGCAAGGTTCCACTTCTGATCGCCCCATCGCTCGTATGCGATTATACGATGATCTCCTTCTCAACGG ATACTATACTACGAGACTTTTCATTGGGACTCCTCCGCAGAGATTTGCGCTTATCGTTGATACGGGAAGTACAGTCACATATGTTCCTTGTTCTACCTGTGAACAGTGTGGTAGGCATCAG GATCCGAAATTCCAGCCGGATCTATCCACCACTTATGAGCCTGTGAAGTGTAATGCTGATTGTACCTGTGACAATGATAGGAACCAATGCACATATGATAGACAATATGCTGAGTTGAGCTCAAGTAGTGGTGTACTTGGCAAGGACAAAGTATCTTTTGGTGACGAAAGTGATCTAGTACCTCAGCGTGCTGTTTTTGGTTGTGAAAATGTGGAAACTGGTGATCTCTACAGTCAGCATGCAGATGGAATCATGGGATTGGGCCGCGGAGAACTCAGTATTGTTGATCAACTTGTTGACGAAGGTGTAATTAGTGACTCGTTTTCCTTGTGTTATGGTGGGATGGATGTTGGTGGTGGTGCAATGGTGCTTGGTGGAATTTCTCCTCCTCCTGACATGGTCTTTACAAATTCTGATCCTGTGCGCAG TCCTTATTACAACATTGAGCTGAAAGCCATACAAGTTGCTGGGAAGCAGTTGTCTTTAAAGCCAAGTGTTTTTGATGGGAAGCATGGGACAGTTCTCGATAGTGGAACAACATATGCTTATCTGCCTGAAGCTGCATTTATAGCATTTAAAGATGCT ATAATGAAGGAATTAGGTTCACTCAAACAAATTCGCGGTCCTGATccaaattataatgatatatgtTTCTCTGGTGGTGGAAG TGATGTATCACAATTGCCCAAAGTCTTTCCATCTGTTGACATGGTATTTGGAAACGGACAGAAACTTTCACTAAGTCCTGAAAACTACTTGTTCAGG CATTCCAAGGTGCCGGGAGCATACTGCTTGGGGGTTTTCCAGAATGGGAAGGATCCAACCACTCTATTGGGAG GAATTGTTGTCCGCAATACTCTTGTGATATATGACCGGGAACATGAGAAGATTGGTTTCTGGAGAACCAATTGTTCTCAGCTGTGGAAAAACCTTCATGTTGATGGTGCTCCGCCCCCACTATCGAATTCTAACGGTACAAACCCGTCTATCGGCATTCCACCTTCTGTGGCTCCTGAATCATCATCACACCATGTTTTTCCAG GAGAAATTCAAGTAGGACTCATAACATTCTTCATGTCCTTGAGCATAAAGTACGATGATTTGAAGCCTCTCGTTACAGAGCTTAATCAATTAATTGCACAGGAGTTGGAGGTTAATACCTCACAG ATCCACTTGTTAAATTTTACTGCAGAAGGAAATGGTTCCCTAACCAAATGGGCCATTTTTCCTTCAGGATCTGCTGGGTACTTCCCAAATGCCACGGCAGTG AGCATTATTTCCCGGATATCAGAGAATCGTATTAATCTTCCTCAAACCTTTGGAAACTATCAGTTGGTTGAATGGAATATTGAGCCACCAAAAGAGCG GACATGGTGGCAGCAACATTACTTGGTTGTGGTTACACCAATTGTTGTGACGATAATCTTTGGGTTATCGGCTTCCTTGGGTTGGTTTCTATGGAAACGAAGGCAGGATGGTTCCATCTCTTATCGTCCTGTTAATGATGCGGTTTCTGAGCAAGAGTTACAACCTCTATAA